A part of Pyramidobacter porci genomic DNA contains:
- a CDS encoding M14 family metallopeptidase, which yields MSENNSAKKGCGNFLTGLILAAALGAGIFTVGKEFRYQFNVEPIYKGPGVTDVKMLSDYNPFLKGTNGDSKVYVLDSGKPGGNFIIMGGTHPTEPGGLLAAVLFIENAVVTEGKVMVVPHSNNSGFSTCEPGLGHVPYFHIATPSGKVRYFRYGNRGSNPVDQFPDPDMYLHYPSGQNLAADEIRNLDRAHPGNPHGLLTQQVAYAFNRMCWDEAADMIIDHHEAPPEKPLVNAICVHQKGIDLTSEMALMLEEQNIRMRVEISPIPLHGFSHRELGDYTPAIAFLSETPNPSQGSARGVTYEELIINGKDEVYRHLLEDKLLKVDYKSEGVTLNERTGRNVATDLSLAEIYSDLGEDARNEYSGYPKDLGELKPDAALKIDDAEAQRMLAKGPEGERKIVITNMPSYDDIMQNGIGRYLRDADATAEEIEAAKKAAD from the coding sequence ATGTCTGAAAACAATTCCGCGAAAAAAGGCTGCGGCAATTTCCTCACCGGACTGATCCTGGCGGCCGCACTCGGCGCCGGAATCTTCACCGTCGGCAAGGAATTCCGCTATCAGTTCAACGTCGAGCCCATTTACAAGGGCCCCGGCGTCACCGACGTGAAGATGCTGAGCGATTACAATCCCTTCCTGAAGGGGACCAACGGCGACTCCAAGGTTTACGTCCTTGACAGCGGCAAGCCCGGCGGAAATTTCATCATCATGGGCGGCACGCATCCTACCGAGCCCGGCGGACTGCTGGCGGCCGTTCTCTTCATCGAGAACGCCGTGGTCACCGAAGGCAAGGTCATGGTGGTGCCTCACTCCAACAACTCCGGCTTCAGCACCTGCGAGCCCGGGCTCGGTCACGTGCCCTATTTCCACATCGCCACGCCCAGCGGCAAGGTCCGCTATTTCCGCTACGGCAACCGCGGTTCCAACCCCGTCGACCAGTTCCCAGACCCCGACATGTACCTGCATTATCCTTCGGGGCAGAATCTGGCCGCCGACGAGATCCGCAACCTTGACCGCGCTCATCCCGGCAATCCTCACGGCCTGCTGACCCAGCAGGTCGCCTACGCCTTCAACCGCATGTGCTGGGACGAGGCCGCCGACATGATCATCGACCATCACGAAGCTCCGCCCGAAAAGCCTCTGGTCAACGCCATCTGCGTGCACCAGAAAGGCATCGACCTGACCTCCGAGATGGCGCTGATGCTCGAGGAGCAGAACATCAGGATGCGCGTCGAGATCTCGCCCATCCCGCTGCACGGATTTTCGCACCGCGAGCTCGGCGACTACACGCCCGCCATCGCTTTCCTGTCCGAAACGCCCAACCCCAGCCAGGGTTCCGCCCGCGGCGTCACCTATGAAGAACTGATCATCAACGGCAAGGACGAAGTGTACCGCCATCTGCTCGAGGACAAGCTGCTGAAGGTCGATTACAAGAGCGAAGGCGTCACTCTGAACGAGCGCACCGGCCGCAATGTGGCCACCGATCTGTCTCTGGCGGAGATCTACTCCGACCTGGGCGAAGACGCCCGCAACGAGTACAGCGGCTATCCCAAGGATCTCGGCGAGCTGAAGCCCGACGCGGCGCTGAAGATCGACGACGCCGAGGCGCAGCGGATGCTGGCGAAAGGCCCCGAAGGCGAGCGCAAGATCGTGATCACCAACATGCCTTCCTATGACGATATCATGCAGAACGGTATCGGCCGCTATCTGCGCGACGCCGACGCCACGGCCGAAGAAATCGAAGCCGCCAAGAAGGCTGCCGACTAA
- a CDS encoding TRAP transporter large permease subunit encodes MTNSLIVLGVMLAILVAGSFMRKIPVAVLLVVASIAGAVVGGMTDPLLKRDYFTSIASVFVGNSETVPSLLRHFMEGSMLFLNLMLTVAAGMLFMSILKENGALNLLTREIVGGFHKSPTLLLILIMILIMLPAMLTGSAPASVLSTGVLVLPILLEIGVSRDDAAAIIALGSLFGMVAPPVNVPAMLIGTGVYMPYEGFAIPLLILTLPLAVFSVLYIARRSVSKVDKEAVLAKIPGDPAVKGFLPQFPLVFLIGYMIVKSYYPQIDPGTPLVFCMGIVMALLCSKKKINFWKVSVQSMSESVEVMALFAAVGMMIQIMGLTGARGATVLGALGLKGPLLYLSIAVVAPIVGGLLMPFGCAGVLGIPLIMAFTNKNAIWVTSALTLIMCVGALLPPTSVSAQFAARAVGLGNQGKMLKKCVLPAVLSLILSVVVMVYANEIVVFLRGLGIPLK; translated from the coding sequence ATGACCAATTCGTTAATCGTTTTGGGAGTCATGCTGGCGATCCTGGTGGCAGGTTCGTTCATGCGTAAGATCCCCGTCGCCGTCCTGCTGGTCGTCGCGTCGATCGCGGGGGCCGTTGTCGGCGGCATGACCGATCCCCTTCTGAAACGCGACTACTTCACGTCCATCGCCAGCGTCTTCGTCGGCAACAGCGAGACCGTGCCGTCGCTGCTGAGGCATTTCATGGAAGGTTCCATGCTGTTCCTCAACCTGATGCTGACGGTGGCGGCCGGCATGCTTTTCATGAGTATTCTCAAGGAGAACGGCGCCTTGAATCTGCTGACCCGCGAGATCGTCGGCGGCTTCCACAAGTCGCCCACGCTTCTGCTGATCCTGATCATGATCCTGATCATGCTGCCGGCCATGCTCACCGGTTCGGCCCCCGCGTCGGTCCTCAGCACCGGCGTGCTCGTGCTGCCCATTCTTTTGGAGATCGGCGTCTCGCGCGATGACGCCGCGGCGATCATCGCTCTCGGCTCGCTGTTCGGCATGGTGGCGCCGCCCGTCAACGTGCCCGCTATGCTGATCGGCACGGGCGTCTACATGCCGTACGAGGGTTTTGCGATCCCGCTGCTGATTTTGACGCTGCCGTTGGCCGTCTTCTCGGTGCTGTACATCGCCCGCCGCTCGGTCAGCAAGGTCGACAAGGAAGCCGTTCTCGCCAAGATCCCCGGCGATCCCGCGGTGAAGGGATTCCTGCCTCAGTTCCCGCTGGTGTTCCTGATCGGTTACATGATCGTCAAGAGTTATTATCCGCAGATCGACCCCGGCACGCCGCTGGTGTTCTGCATGGGCATCGTCATGGCGCTGCTGTGCAGCAAAAAGAAGATCAATTTCTGGAAGGTCTCCGTCCAGTCCATGTCCGAGTCCGTCGAGGTCATGGCGCTCTTTGCCGCCGTCGGCATGATGATTCAGATCATGGGTCTGACCGGCGCCCGCGGCGCTACGGTGCTCGGCGCCCTTGGATTGAAGGGGCCGCTGCTTTATCTGTCCATCGCGGTCGTCGCGCCCATCGTCGGCGGTCTGCTGATGCCCTTCGGCTGTGCCGGCGTGCTCGGCATCCCTCTGATCATGGCCTTCACGAACAAGAACGCGATCTGGGTCACCTCCGCCCTGACGCTGATCATGTGCGTGGGCGCGCTGCTGCCGCCGACCTCCGTTTCCGCGCAGTTTGCCGCCCGCGCCGTAGGGCTTGGGAATCAGGGCAAGATGCTCAAGAAATGCGTTCTCCCCGCCGTCCTGTCGTTGATCCTCAGCGTTGTCGTCATGGTCTATGCCAACGAGATCGTGGTCTTCCTGCGCGGTCTGGGCATTCCCCTGAAGTAA
- the mdcA gene encoding malonate decarboxylase subunit alpha, giving the protein MMINHDTSRTWDTIKRDTDERLAAAAKIVGSGKVVTAEDAVALLEAVIRPFDRVNIEGDNQKQADFLAQCLCAVDPAKVHDLHMVQSVLTLPEHLDVFEKGIAKKLDFSFSGPQSGRIAELLGAGKLDLGAIHTYLELYGRYFLDLTPRVALVVADAADREGNLYTGFSTEDTPTIVEATKFRQGIVIVQVNEIVDRLPRVDIPADFVDFIVTSPRPFYIEPLFTRDPAKITDARVLTAMMTIKGIYAEYGIQNLNHGVGYDTAAIELLLPTYGEELGLKGKICSNWILNPHPTLIPAIESGWVKSVHSFGGELGMERYVAARPDVFFIGPDGSMRSNRCMSQVAGHYAIDAFVGATLQIDPYGNSSTATATKVAGFGGAPNMGCDSRGRRHSTAAWLKAGAEVGSQAAAIGPDLHRGRRLVVQILNTVARIRDKKNPGQFKEIPAFVEHLDAEKLMKNANLPIEPVMIYGDDLTHIVTEQGIAYLHRCRDIEERRAAIRSVAGKTPVGLQGSEEERRRMRELGIVKTPADLGIDVATATRDRLAAKDIMELVEWSGGLYDPPAKFLPGKEDSSRR; this is encoded by the coding sequence ATGATGATCAATCACGATACTTCCCGCACCTGGGATACGATCAAGCGCGATACCGACGAACGTCTTGCCGCGGCGGCGAAGATCGTCGGCAGCGGCAAGGTCGTCACGGCGGAGGATGCCGTCGCTCTGCTCGAAGCGGTTATCCGTCCTTTCGACCGCGTCAACATCGAAGGCGACAATCAGAAGCAGGCTGATTTTCTGGCCCAGTGCCTGTGTGCCGTCGATCCTGCCAAAGTGCACGATCTGCACATGGTGCAGTCGGTCCTGACGCTGCCCGAGCACCTCGACGTGTTCGAAAAGGGCATCGCCAAAAAACTTGATTTCTCGTTCTCCGGGCCTCAGTCCGGCCGCATCGCCGAGCTGCTCGGCGCCGGCAAGCTGGATCTCGGGGCCATTCACACCTATCTTGAACTTTACGGCCGCTATTTCCTCGATCTGACGCCCCGCGTGGCACTGGTCGTGGCGGATGCCGCCGATCGGGAGGGCAACCTCTACACCGGTTTCAGCACCGAAGACACGCCGACGATCGTCGAGGCCACCAAGTTCCGCCAGGGGATCGTCATCGTCCAGGTCAACGAAATCGTGGACCGGCTGCCGCGCGTGGACATCCCCGCCGATTTCGTCGATTTCATCGTCACGTCGCCCCGGCCGTTCTACATCGAGCCGCTGTTCACGCGCGATCCCGCCAAGATCACCGACGCCCGCGTGCTGACGGCGATGATGACCATCAAAGGCATTTACGCCGAATACGGCATCCAGAACCTGAACCACGGCGTCGGCTACGACACCGCGGCCATCGAGCTGCTGCTGCCCACGTACGGCGAGGAGCTGGGACTGAAGGGCAAGATCTGTTCCAACTGGATCCTCAATCCTCATCCGACGCTGATTCCCGCCATTGAGTCGGGCTGGGTCAAGTCGGTTCACAGTTTCGGCGGCGAACTGGGCATGGAACGCTACGTGGCGGCCCGTCCCGACGTGTTCTTCATCGGCCCCGACGGCTCGATGCGGTCGAACCGCTGCATGTCGCAGGTCGCCGGGCATTACGCCATCGATGCGTTCGTCGGCGCGACGCTGCAGATCGATCCTTACGGCAACAGCAGCACGGCCACGGCGACGAAGGTCGCCGGTTTCGGCGGCGCTCCCAATATGGGCTGCGATTCCCGCGGCCGTCGTCACTCGACGGCGGCATGGCTCAAGGCGGGCGCCGAAGTCGGCTCCCAGGCCGCTGCCATCGGCCCCGATCTGCACCGCGGCCGCCGCCTGGTCGTGCAGATTCTGAACACGGTCGCCAGGATCAGGGACAAGAAGAATCCCGGCCAGTTCAAAGAAATCCCCGCGTTCGTGGAGCATCTTGACGCCGAGAAACTGATGAAGAACGCCAACCTGCCCATCGAGCCCGTCATGATCTACGGCGACGACCTCACTCACATCGTCACCGAGCAGGGCATCGCGTATCTGCACCGCTGCCGCGACATCGAAGAGCGCCGGGCCGCCATCCGCAGCGTCGCCGGCAAGACCCCCGTGGGGCTGCAGGGCAGCGAGGAAGAGCGCCGCCGGATGCGCGAGCTCGGCATCGTCAAAACGCCCGCCGATCTTGGCATCGACGTGGCCACGGCGACCCGCGACCGACTGGCTGCCAAGGACATCATGGAGCTGGTGGAGTGGTCCGGCGGGCTCTACGATCCGCCCGCAAAGTTCCTGCCCGGGAAAGAGGATTCGTCCCGTCGGTGA
- a CDS encoding DUF6305 family protein, with protein MKKFTLAALLCASFLAFGAAAFADQPALPTVQQPVLLTPFGQSQDANAVKLMTKKYQVDYEMAVFAKDVDWTKYKTLFVVLGGSGKGLGAAGLDIPSELARCTELIAEAKKNNAYVVALHIGGPDRRGPNSAPFLTFAGDANFMIVREDGNADGYFTNLSTEKNVPMYTIQKTGDLRKIMPEMLK; from the coding sequence ATGAAGAAATTTACGCTTGCGGCGCTTCTCTGCGCCAGCTTTCTCGCTTTCGGCGCGGCGGCTTTCGCCGATCAGCCGGCGCTTCCCACGGTTCAGCAGCCCGTCCTTTTGACCCCCTTTGGTCAGAGCCAGGACGCCAACGCCGTGAAGCTGATGACGAAAAAGTATCAGGTCGACTACGAAATGGCGGTTTTTGCCAAAGACGTTGACTGGACAAAGTACAAGACGCTGTTCGTGGTTCTCGGCGGCAGCGGCAAGGGGCTCGGCGCCGCCGGTCTGGACATCCCTTCCGAACTGGCCCGCTGCACCGAGCTCATCGCCGAAGCCAAGAAGAACAACGCGTATGTCGTGGCGCTCCACATCGGCGGCCCCGACCGCCGCGGTCCGAATTCGGCCCCTTTCCTGACTTTTGCCGGCGACGCCAACTTCATGATCGTTCGTGAGGACGGCAATGCTGACGGTTACTTTACCAACCTCAGCACTGAGAAGAACGTTCCCATGTACACGATTCAGAAGACCGGCGATCTTCGCAAGATCATGCCGGAGATGCTCAAGTAA